In one window of Bacteroidota bacterium DNA:
- a CDS encoding glutamate synthase-related protein produces MAEYICQACGFEYSESKEGTKWSDLPDDWVCPDCGVDKSFFEKKEALSSSTQNEDNQNVSKDNYLDKWSKTSDKYEEYLSDIHQISKTGKSIMEPMKTTKTVVSWNDILIKGAQLAKIPINDNVDINTKTIIGKNAKHPLVIDTPIIISHMSFGALSKEFKIALAKGSASVNTVICSGEGGILPDELANAYKYIFEYIPNKYSLTDNNLKKVDAIEIKIGQSAKPGMGGHLPGNKVTGEIAEIRGREAGKDIHSPSSYEDIRNKEELKSKVDWLRNKSEGKPIGVKIAAGNIEQDLEVIIYANPDFITIDGRGGATGSAPKFIKDNTSVPTLFALYRASMFLKKHKRTDISLIITGGLRISPDFTKAIALGASAVAIATSAMIAGGCQQYRICNTGKCPVGIATQDPELRKRIDIDKSSKRIENFLSVSTKELEVFARITGNYDIHNLSIDDLCTTNYEISEKTSIMHV; encoded by the coding sequence ATGGCTGAATATATTTGTCAAGCTTGTGGGTTTGAATATAGTGAGAGTAAAGAAGGAACTAAATGGAGCGATTTACCTGACGACTGGGTTTGCCCGGATTGTGGTGTTGACAAATCTTTTTTCGAAAAAAAAGAAGCCCTTTCTTCCTCAACTCAGAATGAGGATAATCAAAATGTTTCCAAAGATAATTACTTAGATAAATGGTCTAAGACATCGGATAAATATGAGGAATATTTAAGCGATATTCATCAAATTTCAAAAACCGGCAAGTCAATAATGGAGCCTATGAAAACAACTAAAACTGTTGTTTCATGGAATGACATTCTTATTAAAGGAGCTCAATTGGCTAAGATTCCAATAAATGACAATGTTGATATTAATACAAAAACTATTATTGGCAAAAATGCAAAACACCCGTTGGTGATTGATACGCCAATAATTATAAGCCACATGTCGTTTGGTGCCCTGTCAAAAGAATTCAAGATTGCATTGGCTAAAGGAAGTGCAAGTGTTAATACTGTAATATGTTCCGGAGAAGGAGGTATTCTCCCGGATGAACTTGCAAATGCATATAAATATATTTTTGAATATATCCCTAATAAGTATAGCTTAACAGACAACAATCTAAAAAAGGTTGATGCAATAGAAATAAAAATTGGTCAGTCGGCAAAACCCGGAATGGGTGGACATTTGCCCGGCAATAAAGTTACCGGTGAAATTGCTGAAATAAGGGGGCGTGAGGCAGGTAAAGACATTCACAGTCCATCTTCTTACGAAGATATCAGAAACAAAGAAGAGCTAAAGAGTAAAGTTGACTGGCTTCGCAATAAATCGGAAGGAAAGCCTATAGGAGTAAAGATTGCAGCAGGAAATATAGAACAGGATCTTGAGGTTATTATTTATGCAAACCCTGATTTTATTACAATTGACGGTAGAGGAGGGGCTACAGGTTCCGCTCCAAAATTTATTAAGGACAATACATCTGTACCAACGTTATTTGCACTCTACAGAGCAAGTATGTTTTTGAAAAAACATAAGCGGACAGATATATCACTTATTATAACAGGAGGGCTGAGGATATCACCCGATTTTACAAAAGCCATTGCCCTAGGTGCATCGGCTGTTGCAATTGCAACTTCGGCAATGATTGCCGGAGGTTGCCAGCAATACAGGATATGTAATACCGGTAAATGTCCGGTTGGAATTGCAACTCAGGATCCTGAACTGAGAAAACGTATTGATATTGATAAATCATCCAAAAGAATAGAGAATTTCTTAAGTGTAAGCACTAAAGAACTTGAAGTATTTGCCCGAATAACGGGCAATTATGATATTCATAATTTGTCCATTGATGATTTATGTACAACAAACTATGAAATATCGGAAAAAACTTCAATAATGCATGTTTAG